The Oscillatoria acuminata PCC 6304 genomic interval GGTTTGGTGAACTCCGAAAGAAAAGATTTAAAAATCAGCATGATGGCTGATGCGATCGCCCTAGGTCCGGGAGTTATAATCTAAACTATACTCTCTGACCAAATTTACATGAATTAAGTCATTTTAGATGCAAAGCCTCCGGGGATGCCCAATAGCAAATTGTTAAAAAATCATGATAAATTAGGGGTCTACTTTCCTTGAATGTTACAATGATAACAGCGTTAACCTGAGACTTGAGATAAACTATAGAAGCTGCTCAAACTTGAAAAGTAGGAGTTAAATTAATAAACATCTGAAGCATCGCCTATTTATGCTAAAGCTAAGTCTAGCAACAGCAAACCCTTTAAAAATAATTTCGTAAAATTCAAGTCTAAATACAGAGGGGGATTTATGGTGGAAAACACGACAGTTCAACCGCAGAAACTAGAGCAGGTTCGCAGTGCCGCAGCCCAGCTTGTCGGGTCACCGACTAAGGCATTACAAAAAATTGTGACCAACAATCTATCCGGGCGACTGACGATTCGAGATACATCGGATCCTTCCGTCTTTTGGCGAGTCCATTTTGGCAATGGAAAGGTGCATTTTGCCAGTAGCCTAACGGGATATAAGGAGCGCCTGAGTTATTACCTCTCTCGGTTCTGTCCAGAACTGAAAGAGCTTTCCCTAGAAGGGTTTCAGTCGGATTACCAAGGGATTTGCCATTACTGGAAAACGGGGAAAATTTCCTTACAACAGGCGCGGGAAGTCTTACTTAAACTAACCCAAGAAGCATTGTTGCAGGTCCTCAACTTACCCCAAGCAGGACTGGAATTTGAAAAGACAGTGGGACTGGACCCAATTCTGCTTTCCCTGCCGTTCAAGCAGACGATTTTACCAATGCGGGAAGCGATTGGGAAATGGGGAAAAATTAGGGCAGAAATTGCCTCGCCGTTTCAGAGAGTTTTTATTAAAAATTTAGAGCAAATCCCTAAACTACTTTGGCCGACATTTAAAAATATTGAAGGGATTAAACGGCTGATTGAAGTGTTAAATCGAGGCGGGTGTCTGTATGAAGTGGCCCAAGGTTTGAAAATTGATGTTCTGTCTTTAGCACTGTTACTGCAACCTTTGATACAAGCGGAAGCGGTGGGGGTGAAACCCTATCAGTCAGAAAAGGTAGGAAATGGGCCGATTATTGCTTGTATTGATGATAGTAAAACAACTCAACGGCACGTTCGGGCGATTTTGCAGGCAGCAGGATATCGCTGTTTGATGTTAACGGAACCGGCGAAAGCCTTAACGACTTTGGCGCGATATAAACCGGCGTTGGTGTTGATGGATATTAATATGCCAGAAATTAATGGTTATGAACTCTGCCGGATGTTGCGCCAGTCGAGTTTGTTGCAGGAGATTCCGATTGTGATGTTAACGGGACGGGATGGGATTATCGATAAAATGCGATCGCGGATGGTGGGGGCAAATGATTATATCACCAAACCCTTTGATGCCCAACAACTCTTGAAGGCGATCGAAATGCAGTTACTCGGCACGGCAGATTCTGAAGGGGAAACGATTCTACAAACCGGCTGAGTTCACATCATTTCCCTGGGGAATGAACTATTGTCATCTATAGCAATATAGCAATATAGCAATCGGATTGGAACCGGCCATTTAAAGTGCTATAGGATAATGGGGAAAATGCTTAGAACCTATGCAACTCTGCAATTAAGTCCCACTGTACAAGTCGTGGTCCCGAAGGAGCAAGTGGTAGATGAAATTACCTTATTGCGACGGCAAATTTGTCCGATTCCTGGAGTTCCCGAGGCAATTTTAGGGGTGGTGAATATCTCCGGTAAGCTGCTGTGGGTGATTGATTTGGCTGATTTTTTGACGGAGGTTTTGGGACTGATGCACCGATCGCCCTCGCGAGGGGATGAGTTAACTTTGGTTTTGATTCGCAAGGACCCCACCCCAGAACAGGACCAGGTGGAGGAAGAATCCACCGTCACGCCTTTAGCTTGTGTCGTCAGCGATCGCCTTGCCACCCTCACCCTTAATTCCAGGCACTTTACACCCATTCCCGATCCCTGGAAACCCTTACTCCGTCCCCTCTTCTCCGGTTTAACTTGGCTCGAACCCCCCACCGATGCCGCAGTGCCTCGGTTTCCTGTGGGATTGCTCCAAGTGAGCGCCCTATTTGAGGCCCTCAGTCGGCATAGTTCACCCACTGCCGGAGAATTTCGATGATAACATCCAATCACGAAGCCTCTGCGCCGGAAAATCGCCCCCGCGACTCCTTTGCGATCGCCAACATCGACCCAGAAGCATTCCACTGCTTCCTCCATGAAGAAGCACCGGAATGCTTACTAGCTTTAGAACAAGGTATCCAGTGTTTAAGCAGCAACGCCGCCACTCAGGAGAACCTCGACGCTGCCTACCCTGACCTAATTCGTGCCGCGCATACCCTCAAAGGCGGTGCCGGAATGGTGGGGTTGCAGCAACTCTCCCACCTGGCACACTATCTCGAAGAGTTATTAATCGCCCTGAATCAGGGACGAGTCCCTCACTTACGTTCCGCCTACGAACTCTTATCTTTGAGTCTCGATCCCATTGGGGATTTACTCATGCGCGCTTGGAATGGCAATGACTCCCAAACCTCCGATCTCCGACTTCAGAACCTGATCGTCACGCTCGATCGCTTTGTCCAAGATTTACCCCCTCCAATTCCAGAGAGTTTGGAAACAGAAGGCGTCAAGGAGGAATTCCCTCACACCACCGAGTCCCGGGTTAACTCCTTTGTGAAAACTGCCTTGGAGGTTGATTTAGAGGACTGTCTGCAACGCCTAACGCGATCGCTGAGTGAATTAACGGACAATCCCGCCTCACCCGACTCCTCACTCCGCAAAAGTCTCACTATTTTTTTAGAAGAATCCACTCTTTTGGGGGAAACCTTGGGGTTAGAGGAGTTAACCGCCATCAGTCGGGAAATTTCTGACTTTCTCTCCCAGGAACAAGCGCCACCGGAACAGTTAGCACAACTGGCGATCGCCCGAATTCACACCTTACGAACAGAAACTCTCACCCCATCCTCCCCATCCTCCCCATCTCCCCAATCAGAGGCAACCCGTTCCTCCATCCCAGAACGGTTTTTAAAATACCTAATTGTCAATCCCAATCCCGATCTCGCACCGGCAAATCTCACCCTACGAGTCCCCGTCACCCGCTTAGATCGGATGAGTGATACCCTCGGCAATTTAGTCATAGAATTTGATCGCCTCACCCTAGAACAAGAAAAACTCCAAACCGCGATCGCCACCCTCTCCCCCCCATCTCCCCCATCCGTAACCGCGATCGCCACCGACATCCAACAAACCCTCCATCGCCTAAAAACCTCCCTCAACCAACTGAACCGGGACCTTACCGACTCCCGACTGATTCCCTTTGGGACACTCGCCGAA includes:
- a CDS encoding chemotaxis protein CheW, encoding MLRTYATLQLSPTVQVVVPKEQVVDEITLLRRQICPIPGVPEAILGVVNISGKLLWVIDLADFLTEVLGLMHRSPSRGDELTLVLIRKDPTPEQDQVEEESTVTPLACVVSDRLATLTLNSRHFTPIPDPWKPLLRPLFSGLTWLEPPTDAAVPRFPVGLLQVSALFEALSRHSSPTAGEFR
- a CDS encoding response regulator, yielding MVENTTVQPQKLEQVRSAAAQLVGSPTKALQKIVTNNLSGRLTIRDTSDPSVFWRVHFGNGKVHFASSLTGYKERLSYYLSRFCPELKELSLEGFQSDYQGICHYWKTGKISLQQAREVLLKLTQEALLQVLNLPQAGLEFEKTVGLDPILLSLPFKQTILPMREAIGKWGKIRAEIASPFQRVFIKNLEQIPKLLWPTFKNIEGIKRLIEVLNRGGCLYEVAQGLKIDVLSLALLLQPLIQAEAVGVKPYQSEKVGNGPIIACIDDSKTTQRHVRAILQAAGYRCLMLTEPAKALTTLARYKPALVLMDINMPEINGYELCRMLRQSSLLQEIPIVMLTGRDGIIDKMRSRMVGANDYITKPFDAQQLLKAIEMQLLGTADSEGETILQTG